GCAGGCCCTGCCCGGCCCGCAGGCGCGCCATGTTGAGCTGCGCCGACAGTGCCTTGACCTGTCGCTTCACGGGTTCCAGGCCGACCATCCGCTCCAGCTCGGCGAGTGCCTCCTCGAGGAGCGCCGGGTCGGCGGGCCCGGCGGGCAGCTGCGGCGTGATCGGTACGACGGCCTTCTCGCGGACCGCGTCGGTCTCGGCCGGCACCGCGCCGGGCGGCGGCAGATCGGGCTCGCTCACCTTCAGGTCCCGGCCGTCGCCCTCGTACAGCGGGTCCATCGACTCGGAGCCGTCCAGCACATCCTGGCCGAGCCCGGTCATGGTGAGGGGACTGAGGTCGGTGCCGTCGCCGAAGTCGCCGTAGCCGTCGCCCTCGGCGATGGCCGCGAGGCGGGCCGAGGTGTCCATGAAGGCGGGGTCCACGCGGTGCACGGCCCGGTACAGGGGGAGCGCGGCGGCGGAGCGGCCGGTGCCCTCGTGCGCGCGGGCCAGCCAGTAGCGCAGCTCCTTGCGCTGGGGCTGCTCGCTCCGGCAGCGCATCAGCGCTGCGGACAGCAGCGGCTCGGCCTGCCCGTACATCTCCAGGCGCACCCGGGCCATTCCGCCGAAGAGCCCGGCCTCGATGCCGAGGAGCCCGTCGTCGAGCAGCGGATCGGTATGCCGGACCAGCTGCTCCCAGTCCTTGACGAGGTAGGCGCGGCAGGCGTGCAGGAACCGCACCTGCGGATCGGCGTCCACGCGCGGCAGCGTCGCCAACGCCCCGTCCAGGTCCGGGACATGGCGCCCGTCGAGCCAGTGCGACGCGTGTGCAAGGAGCAGATCGCGCGGCCGCTCCAGGACGGGCTGCACCCACCAGCCCAGCCAGTACCAGGAGTTGAGAGTGCGCCGGTGCCGGGTGCGCTGCTCGCCGAACCGGTCGCGGTGCCGGAACATGCGCAGCAGCGCCGTCGTCGTGTCGATGCGTAACGCGTGCAGCCCCAGCCAGCCGTCGGCCATGCCGGGATCCATCCGGACCGCGGCCCGGAACTCCTCCTCGGCCTGCGGATAGGCGCCCATGGTGTAGGCGTCCACGCCACGCACCCAGGCGAGGTCGGCCGGGCCGGGCGAGCCCTGTGTGCCGAAGTCCATCACGTCCCCCACAAACCGTGCCCCCGTGGTGCGCCGCCGGGCCGGTGCCCGCCGGCTCCTGCGCCGAACCGATGTGCTGTGGACGGGAGTTGTCACGGTACGGGCCGCGAGCCGTCCGTAGGCCGCACCGAAAGGCATCGTACCTGCGCAGGAGTCGTCGGCCGAGGGCGCCGCAGGGCCGGATCCAAGGCGGACGGCGCAGGTGGAGGCGGGGCCGGACGGTGACCGAGGGTGAACGAAGCGGGGCTCACCGCACCCCTGAAAGGGTGAACAGGGCAGAACGAAGCCCCCGATCACGGGGGAACAACCGGGGGCTTCGCGTCTGCGGGCGACCCCGTAAGGCCGCACATTCAGAACGTAAGTCCTGTACGGCCCCTCGGTCAAGCCGAGTTGAGGCACTCGCGGAAACTGGCGGAAGGCGTCTCGGGAGCGTTCAGCGCGCTGCCGACGGCCCCTCACGGTGAGTGACGGAAGGCGTCGAAAGTCCGGTCCCGGGAGGCATCTGACGTGCCTCGTAGCCCTCCGGACACTCTCGTACCAATGTCTGAGCGAAGGGGCGCGAGGGGTCGTCGGCGAAGTGCGCGCGCTCCGCACGGATCCAGCCGTCCCAGAACTCCCTCTGCGCCGGTCCGTCCCGTCGCCGCCCCCGTTCCCAGGACGCCTCCTCGGGTGTGTCCATCCACAACAGTCCCGCCAGGAAAGGCCGTACGGCCCGCCGGCCCGCGCCCACGCCCTCCATCAGGACCACCGGCGCGGGCGCCAGAGCGCGTGGGGCGCCGAAGCTCCGGGCGTTCCAGTCGTACGGCTCGTACCGGGCGCTCTCGCCGCGGGAGAGCGGATCGATGACCTGCTCGCGCAGCCGCGCCGTCCAGTCGAAGAGGGCGTCGTGGCTGGCGAGATCGTCGAGGTGCAGGACGGGCGCCTGCCCGAGCGCCCCGGCGAGCCGGGCGGCGAACGTCGACTTGCCGGAGCCCGCGTGGCCGTCGACGGCGACCAGCCGGACCGGGCCGCAGGAGGGCGGCAGGGCCCGCAGGGTCGCGGCGAGCCGGGGGAGCGGGAGGTGCTGGAAGGTCATCGCCCGCAAGGGTACGGGAGGTACCCGGCCGGTTTCCCGCGCGCCGCCGCAGGTCATGCCAGTGGTACAGGCCAATATTGGTAGCGATGACCGGCCCGGAAACGCTGGTGGAAGTCAGCGGGTACCGGCCATAGTTGGCGCACTGTCGTGCACCTCACCCGCCCCTTTACGGATATCTCGTCGACTGGGGGAGCCCCGCCCATGACCCGACCCGAACCTCTGTCCCGCAGAACCCTGCTCACCGCCGCCGCGGCCACCGCGGGCGCAGCGGCGCTCGCCACGACGGCGGGCACCGCCGTCGCCGGCACCGGCGCCCCGGCGCGCACT
The DNA window shown above is from Streptomyces sp. NBC_01445 and carries:
- a CDS encoding uridine kinase family protein; translation: MTFQHLPLPRLAATLRALPPSCGPVRLVAVDGHAGSGKSTFAARLAGALGQAPVLHLDDLASHDALFDWTARLREQVIDPLSRGESARYEPYDWNARSFGAPRALAPAPVVLMEGVGAGRRAVRPFLAGLLWMDTPEEASWERGRRRDGPAQREFWDGWIRAERAHFADDPSRPFAQTLVRECPEGYEARQMPPGTGLSTPSVTHREGPSAAR
- a CDS encoding AAA family ATPase → MDFGTQGSPGPADLAWVRGVDAYTMGAYPQAEEEFRAAVRMDPGMADGWLGLHALRIDTTTALLRMFRHRDRFGEQRTRHRRTLNSWYWLGWWVQPVLERPRDLLLAHASHWLDGRHVPDLDGALATLPRVDADPQVRFLHACRAYLVKDWEQLVRHTDPLLDDGLLGIEAGLFGGMARVRLEMYGQAEPLLSAALMRCRSEQPQRKELRYWLARAHEGTGRSAAALPLYRAVHRVDPAFMDTSARLAAIAEGDGYGDFGDGTDLSPLTMTGLGQDVLDGSESMDPLYEGDGRDLKVSEPDLPPPGAVPAETDAVREKAVVPITPQLPAGPADPALLEEALAELERMVGLEPVKRQVKALSAQLNMARLRAGQGLPVQPPKRHFVFSGPSGTGKTTVARILGRVFYALGLLGGDHLVEAQRADLVGEYLGQTAVKANELIDSAIGGVLFVDEAYALSNSGYGKGDAYGDEALQVLLKRAEDNRDHLVVILAGYPEGMDRLLAANPGLSSRFTTRVDFPSYRPLELTAIGEVLAAENGDVWDEEALDELRSISGHVVDQGWIDELGNGRFLRTLYEKSCAYRDLRLTGYTTTPTRDDLSTLRLPDLMQAYGEVLSGRGPQDPSAM